A part of Saliniradius amylolyticus genomic DNA contains:
- a CDS encoding YgjV family protein, whose protein sequence is MEHLFAEAFGAVALVVNFIGYRQNEVNRYRLISALGLMCLSTHFFLLDAMAAGIGCGLASIRNIIALRFRYLWLVYFFVALNLAFFAYEWWWLDHGWPILLAYASSLVFTLGSILIQHTHRIRQWFILAEGLGLAYALVVGSIFGSIFNISNLTSISIKLWQDYRRGSMPEKND, encoded by the coding sequence ATGGAACATCTATTTGCTGAAGCCTTCGGTGCGGTGGCATTGGTGGTCAACTTTATCGGCTACCGTCAAAATGAGGTGAACCGTTACCGTTTGATCTCGGCGCTAGGACTGATGTGCCTGAGTACCCATTTCTTCCTGTTGGATGCCATGGCCGCCGGAATTGGCTGTGGGCTCGCTTCGATCCGCAACATCATCGCCCTGCGTTTTCGCTACTTATGGCTGGTGTACTTTTTTGTCGCCCTGAATCTGGCCTTTTTTGCCTATGAGTGGTGGTGGCTGGACCACGGTTGGCCCATTTTATTGGCCTACGCGTCTTCCTTGGTGTTTACCTTAGGCTCGATTCTGATCCAGCATACCCACCGTATTCGTCAGTGGTTTATTTTGGCTGAGGGGCTGGGGCTAGCCTATGCGTTAGTGGTTGGCAGTATCTTCGGTAGCATCTTTAATATCAGTAATTTAACCAGCATTAGTATCAAGTTGTGGCAGGATTATCGGCGCGGGTCGATGCCTGAAAAAAATGACTAA
- a CDS encoding NAD(P)H-binding protein — protein MAQQYEALILGASGLVGQALLTRLLDDPRYHSVTCLVRRPMASHHPKLRPMVVDFERLSEYQGYFHVDHVYVCLGTTMKKAGSKAAFKKVDFELVHIAAQLARAAEVRSFVWVSSVGANSRSRNFYLQTKGRLEQAIFSMLRFENAAAVRPSLLLGQRKESRPLELWGIRLARVLAPLMIGPLKRYRPVAAHEVANKMIQLQRF, from the coding sequence ATGGCGCAACAATACGAAGCCCTGATTCTGGGGGCCAGCGGTCTGGTCGGGCAGGCGCTGCTAACACGTCTTTTGGACGACCCGCGCTATCACAGTGTGACCTGTCTGGTACGCCGGCCCATGGCCAGTCACCATCCCAAGCTGCGCCCGATGGTGGTAGATTTCGAACGATTGTCCGAGTATCAGGGGTATTTTCATGTGGATCATGTCTACGTGTGCCTTGGCACGACCATGAAAAAGGCCGGCAGCAAGGCGGCCTTTAAAAAAGTGGACTTTGAGCTGGTGCACATCGCCGCGCAGTTAGCCCGCGCGGCTGAGGTGCGCAGCTTTGTTTGGGTATCGTCGGTGGGGGCCAATTCCAGGAGCCGCAACTTTTACCTGCAGACCAAGGGGCGGCTGGAGCAGGCGATTTTCTCGATGCTGCGTTTCGAAAATGCCGCCGCAGTCAGACCCTCTTTGTTGCTTGGACAGCGCAAGGAATCACGACCGCTGGAGTTATGGGGCATCCGGCTGGCCCGGGTGCTGGCGCCACTGATGATAGGCCCGCTCAAACGCTATCGGCCCGTGGCGGCACACGAGGTTGCCAACAAGATGATTCAGCTACAGCGGTTCTGA
- a CDS encoding putative bifunctional diguanylate cyclase/phosphodiesterase — MSFNVFNRVNGLPLTIFVLLSSLFLFLGWYLESQEQQSRESKARVVAQQVASSIEVFAADRRRALKDLMITWPDYHPNPVDWFQAHAKTLQYVLPGFDDIIWANPQQRIVWSINPDYRDSIKQIPLSNYGLNFDATEAGEFATALKKREDSQFYVFIARAINPYELEHGYVAASFDIRSTLFVMVGELVGGDFSLAVSDGGQVLKSNNQFDVSQPVVHQPVSFAGRDWTLSLQADRPEISPGAVLAVLGVLMSSLIAFFLHRQLKSAFRLNLSQERYRAASESALDAILVFAEQSHGQDFDLVEANQVARQLFSANQLNFKAYPLSRQLERLELESLMMPALEVCRSGAGYEKTVQVHSRWVRAEWIKIQIVKAGQGIAVTVRDITADYHNQQALEASEAKFRRLVENLNGHFIYSHGLDGEVSFVSNSVTDILGYSPDWFRNNHDQCIKTQPQIIKMVRGQLLMGVRPDPYIVEYYTADGEIRQIEYRDSPVFDDDHCLVAIEGIGRDVTQDLALQRKVSYQANHDQLTGLFNRYAFDRQLRKQLQVVAKSQQASTLCYIDMDKFKLVNDTCGHQAGDELLRQVSGLLQSAISEQDILARVGGDEFCLVLPELGAGQAEPRLQQLLNLIREFRFAWGDNVFHIGASIGVVEMNDEGRSAGELIKAADHACYQAKSSGRNRYCIYDSNDKQIGHRQDELRWVNDIQKALHEDRFELFHQVIEPLSQPVRGKHYEILVRMVDEQGDYVSPGIFIPMAEQHGLMTKIDEWVFEHTLTALEQHPEHVEQLDKCAINLSGVTLGNEAFLDKVIAHLHHSSVPAEKLCFEITETAAVTNLSLARHFIDSLRALGCQFALDDFGAGMSSFTYLKNMAVDYVKIDGSFVRNLAQDKSNYVTVKAIHEIASSMHKQTVAEFVTDEQTRQLLIQMGIGYGQGFALGKPAPLMPMLKSDSQLQPRLRVV, encoded by the coding sequence ATGTCGTTCAATGTCTTTAACCGGGTCAACGGACTGCCCCTGACGATATTTGTTTTACTCTCATCGCTGTTTCTGTTTTTAGGTTGGTATCTGGAAAGTCAGGAGCAGCAGAGTCGCGAGTCTAAGGCCCGGGTGGTGGCGCAGCAGGTGGCGTCCAGCATCGAGGTGTTCGCCGCCGATCGGCGCCGGGCGCTGAAAGACCTGATGATCACCTGGCCCGATTATCATCCGAATCCGGTGGACTGGTTTCAGGCCCATGCCAAGACCTTACAGTATGTACTGCCCGGCTTTGACGACATTATCTGGGCGAATCCTCAGCAGCGTATTGTCTGGAGTATCAACCCTGACTATCGCGACAGCATAAAGCAGATACCCCTGAGTAATTATGGTCTTAACTTCGACGCGACTGAGGCCGGCGAGTTTGCCACCGCACTGAAAAAACGTGAGGACAGCCAGTTTTACGTGTTTATCGCCCGCGCTATCAATCCCTACGAACTGGAGCATGGTTATGTGGCGGCCAGCTTCGATATTCGTTCTACTTTGTTTGTGATGGTGGGCGAGCTAGTGGGCGGGGACTTTAGTCTGGCGGTCAGCGATGGCGGGCAGGTGCTCAAAAGCAACAATCAGTTTGATGTCAGCCAGCCGGTGGTGCATCAACCAGTGAGTTTTGCCGGGCGCGACTGGACGTTGAGTCTGCAGGCCGATCGCCCGGAAATCAGCCCAGGTGCGGTGCTGGCGGTACTGGGGGTGCTCATGTCGTCGCTGATCGCTTTTTTCCTTCATCGTCAGCTTAAGTCGGCGTTCCGGCTGAATCTGTCGCAGGAGCGATACCGCGCAGCCAGTGAGTCGGCGCTGGATGCCATCCTGGTGTTCGCCGAACAATCTCATGGGCAGGATTTTGATCTGGTGGAGGCCAATCAGGTGGCTCGCCAACTGTTCAGTGCTAATCAACTGAATTTCAAGGCATACCCTTTATCTCGGCAACTGGAACGGCTGGAACTGGAATCGTTAATGATGCCTGCCCTGGAGGTGTGCCGTTCGGGCGCAGGTTATGAAAAGACCGTGCAGGTACACAGCAGGTGGGTGCGGGCCGAGTGGATCAAGATTCAGATCGTCAAGGCCGGGCAGGGTATTGCCGTAACGGTCAGAGACATCACCGCAGATTATCATAACCAACAGGCGCTGGAGGCCAGTGAAGCGAAGTTCCGACGTCTGGTGGAAAACCTCAACGGCCACTTTATCTACTCACACGGTCTGGATGGCGAGGTGTCTTTTGTCAGCAACAGCGTGACCGATATTCTGGGCTATTCACCAGACTGGTTCCGGAACAATCACGATCAGTGCATTAAAACTCAGCCTCAGATTATCAAGATGGTGCGTGGGCAGCTGCTTATGGGTGTGCGTCCCGACCCCTATATTGTGGAGTATTACACTGCCGATGGAGAAATCCGGCAGATCGAATACCGTGACTCGCCGGTGTTTGACGACGACCATTGTCTGGTGGCTATTGAAGGCATTGGCCGTGACGTGACGCAGGATTTGGCCTTACAGCGCAAGGTATCCTATCAGGCCAACCACGACCAGCTCACCGGTTTATTTAATCGCTATGCCTTTGATCGCCAGCTTCGCAAGCAGCTGCAAGTGGTGGCGAAGAGCCAACAAGCGTCCACGTTGTGCTATATCGATATGGACAAATTTAAACTGGTCAATGACACCTGTGGTCATCAGGCCGGTGACGAACTACTTCGTCAGGTGTCGGGCTTACTGCAATCGGCTATCAGCGAGCAGGATATTCTGGCGCGGGTGGGCGGTGATGAGTTTTGTCTGGTGTTGCCGGAGCTCGGTGCCGGGCAGGCCGAACCTCGGTTGCAACAGTTACTCAATCTGATTCGGGAGTTTCGCTTCGCCTGGGGCGACAATGTGTTCCATATCGGTGCCAGTATCGGGGTCGTTGAAATGAACGACGAAGGCCGCAGCGCCGGGGAGCTGATTAAAGCCGCCGACCATGCCTGTTATCAGGCCAAAAGTTCGGGCCGTAACCGCTACTGCATCTACGACAGCAACGATAAGCAGATTGGTCATCGTCAGGATGAACTGCGCTGGGTAAACGACATTCAAAAAGCCCTGCATGAGGATCGTTTCGAACTCTTCCATCAGGTGATTGAACCCTTAAGTCAGCCGGTGCGGGGCAAGCATTATGAGATTCTGGTAAGGATGGTGGATGAACAGGGCGACTATGTCAGCCCCGGGATTTTCATCCCCATGGCTGAGCAACACGGCCTGATGACCAAAATTGATGAATGGGTGTTTGAGCATACTCTGACCGCTCTGGAGCAGCATCCCGAACACGTGGAACAACTGGACAAATGTGCCATCAACCTGTCCGGGGTGACTCTGGGGAACGAGGCGTTTCTGGATAAGGTGATAGCGCATTTGCATCACAGCAGCGTTCCGGCCGAGAAGCTGTGTTTTGAAATCACCGAAACGGCGGCGGTGACCAACCTCAGTCTGGCGCGGCACTTTATCGACAGCCTGCGGGCGTTGGGGTGTCAGTTTGCCCTGGATGACTTCGGCGCGGGCATGAGCTCCTTCACCTACCTTAAGAATATGGCGGTGGACTACGTCAAAATCGATGGATCCTTCGTGCGCAATCTGGCGCAGGATAAGAGCAACTATGTGACCGTGAAGGCCATTCACGAAATTGCCTCCAGCATGCATAAACAGACGGTGGCGGAGTTTGTGACCGATGAACAGACCCGTCAGTTACTGATTCAGATGGGGATTGGCTATGGACAGGGCTTTGCCCTGGGCAAGCCTGCGCCGCTGATGCCGATGCTGAAATCCGACAGCCAGCTACAACCCAGGTTAAGGGTGGTTTAG
- a CDS encoding tRNA1(Val) (adenine(37)-N6)-methyltransferase — protein sequence MAGFQFKQFHVAHDRCAMKVGTDSIALGSWVRVGSARRILDVGCGSGLLALMLAQKASAGAFIEGIDIDLPAIAQARDNGAASPWSQQIAFYQSPVQSWRPTKSYDLIVTNPPYFPAGQSFEARRQQARHQGSLNLSELMASVAQLLARDGTFWVVLPHTQQSELAQAAKDWRLCCYQQLRLRAQPHKPVSLVASAWGWQDTPFSSKTLVIRDNDNQYTAAFRRLCRHYYLKF from the coding sequence ATGGCCGGATTTCAGTTTAAACAGTTCCATGTGGCTCATGACCGCTGCGCCATGAAGGTGGGGACCGACAGTATTGCACTGGGGAGCTGGGTTCGGGTTGGCAGTGCCCGGCGAATACTGGATGTCGGCTGTGGCAGCGGCCTGTTAGCGCTGATGCTGGCGCAAAAGGCCAGTGCCGGGGCCTTTATTGAGGGTATCGACATCGACCTCCCGGCAATCGCTCAGGCCAGAGACAACGGCGCGGCTTCTCCCTGGTCACAACAAATCGCTTTTTACCAAAGCCCCGTGCAGTCCTGGCGACCCACAAAAAGCTATGATCTGATTGTCACTAACCCGCCTTATTTCCCGGCCGGACAGTCGTTTGAGGCCCGTCGTCAGCAAGCTCGCCATCAAGGCAGTTTGAATCTGTCTGAACTCATGGCTTCTGTGGCGCAGCTATTGGCTCGGGACGGGACGTTCTGGGTGGTACTGCCTCATACTCAGCAGAGTGAGCTCGCTCAGGCTGCCAAGGACTGGCGGCTGTGCTGCTATCAACAACTTCGGCTGCGCGCTCAACCTCATAAACCCGTGAGCCTGGTAGCCAGTGCCTGGGGCTGGCAGGACACGCCCTTTTCCAGCAAAACATTGGTCATACGGGATAACGACAATCAGTACACGGCTGCCTTTCGGCGCCTTTGTCGTCACTACTATCTGAAATTCTAA
- a CDS encoding S8 family serine peptidase, with protein sequence MQKLTMKPLVAATLMALGASGAAIADDDRYIIQVDDSKKGVVKALAKKLGGDIKVDAQGFIAAKFSGKDLAEVKGLLNNPHIKLIEEDTRRYPMAMYSDDAGDPMMEQVTPYAVYQSQADQLNFDNTSNVKVCVIDSGLDDSNPDFDWSAVTGDNDSGTGNWFDHGGPHGTHVAGTIAAADNTYGVVGMAPGVPLHIIKVFNESGWGYSSDLAQAAQLCANAGANVINMSLGGGGANSTEENAFNDFINNGGLVLAAAGNDGNDVRSYPAGYESVMMIGANDADNNIASFSQYPSCSEGRGKKSTSNENICVEVTAGGVNTLSTYPAGLATLSNMTADGVSYDSSAMENMGTASAETYYMGIGDSTDAGANGKICLIDRGSISFHDKVQNCENSGGAGAVIINNEAGMLYGTLGDTNATTIPAVGAALEDRDALLAATSATVAIENGDYGYMSGTSMATPAVSGLAALVWSHFSECSGQDIRAALKATAEDAGAAGKDVYFGHGIVKALDAYNYLTTNGCSGGSDGGSGGDTGSFELTASGYKVKGSHSIDLGWSGATSTNVDIYRNGSLVATTSNDGTYTDNTGNKGGASYDYQVCEAASSTCSVTVTVSF encoded by the coding sequence ATGCAAAAATTAACTATGAAGCCGCTGGTGGCGGCAACCCTTATGGCGCTGGGTGCCTCAGGCGCTGCAATCGCCGATGATGACCGCTATATCATCCAGGTGGATGACAGTAAAAAAGGCGTCGTAAAAGCGCTGGCCAAGAAGCTGGGGGGTGACATTAAGGTCGACGCCCAAGGCTTTATTGCCGCTAAGTTTTCCGGCAAAGATTTGGCCGAGGTGAAGGGACTGCTGAACAACCCTCATATTAAACTCATCGAGGAAGATACCCGCCGCTACCCCATGGCAATGTACAGCGATGACGCGGGCGATCCTATGATGGAGCAGGTAACGCCTTACGCGGTTTACCAGTCTCAGGCGGACCAACTGAATTTTGATAACACATCGAATGTTAAGGTTTGTGTGATCGATTCCGGTCTGGATGACTCCAACCCCGACTTCGATTGGTCGGCGGTTACCGGCGACAATGATTCAGGCACGGGCAATTGGTTTGACCATGGTGGTCCACACGGTACTCACGTGGCTGGGACGATAGCCGCAGCTGACAACACCTACGGTGTGGTGGGGATGGCCCCGGGTGTACCACTGCATATCATCAAGGTGTTCAACGAGAGCGGCTGGGGTTATAGCTCGGATTTGGCCCAGGCTGCGCAATTGTGCGCCAATGCTGGTGCTAACGTAATTAATATGAGTCTGGGCGGCGGTGGTGCCAACTCTACCGAAGAAAATGCCTTTAATGACTTTATTAACAATGGTGGCCTGGTATTAGCTGCTGCCGGTAACGACGGCAATGATGTGCGTTCTTACCCGGCGGGTTATGAGTCGGTGATGATGATCGGTGCGAACGACGCCGACAACAATATTGCCAGCTTTTCTCAGTATCCCAGCTGCAGCGAGGGGCGCGGTAAGAAATCCACCAGTAATGAAAACATCTGTGTGGAAGTGACCGCAGGCGGGGTGAATACCTTGTCTACTTATCCAGCTGGTCTGGCGACGCTGTCTAACATGACCGCCGATGGCGTGTCTTACGACTCTTCAGCCATGGAGAATATGGGAACCGCTTCGGCTGAGACATACTACATGGGAATCGGCGACAGCACCGATGCGGGCGCCAATGGTAAGATCTGTTTGATTGACCGTGGCAGCATCTCCTTCCACGACAAGGTGCAAAACTGTGAAAACTCTGGCGGTGCAGGGGCAGTGATCATCAACAATGAGGCCGGCATGTTATACGGCACTCTGGGTGACACGAATGCCACCACCATCCCAGCCGTGGGTGCAGCGCTGGAAGATCGTGACGCCTTGTTGGCCGCTACAAGTGCCACTGTGGCCATCGAAAACGGTGACTATGGTTATATGAGCGGTACGTCCATGGCCACGCCGGCCGTGTCTGGTCTGGCTGCCTTAGTCTGGTCTCACTTCAGCGAGTGTTCTGGTCAGGACATTCGTGCGGCCCTGAAAGCAACCGCCGAAGATGCCGGTGCGGCCGGTAAAGACGTTTATTTCGGACACGGTATTGTCAAAGCTCTGGATGCCTATAACTACCTGACCACCAACGGCTGTTCAGGCGGCTCGGATGGCGGTTCTGGTGGGGATACCGGAAGCTTCGAACTGACGGCCAGCGGTTACAAGGTGAAAGGTAGCCACAGTATCGATCTGGGCTGGTCAGGTGCCACGTCTACCAACGTAGATATCTATCGCAATGGCAGCCTGGTTGCCACTACCAGCAATGATGGTACCTATACCGACAACACCGGTAATAAAGGTGGTGCCAGCTATGACTACCAGGTTTGTGAAGCGGCCAGCAGCACATGCTCGGTGACAGTGACTGTTAGCTTCTAA
- a CDS encoding aldo/keto reductase gives MQRTELVKGELSFSRMIQGYWRLTDWQVTTQQLVQFIEQGLEMGITTTDHADVYGAFTEEGVFGKALKAAPHLREQIEVVTKCGILFPCDNQPRVHEKHYNTSTDYIIASAERSLKELCIDTIDVLLIHRPDPLMDADAVAEAFHRLQKDGKVRHFGVSNFTVPQFELLQSRLETPLVTNQLEISAVHSDYLFDGNLDFLQQQRIAPMAWSCLGGGDVFSADEFAPLRKVAERIGEHYNASLDQILLAFVLALPCQAMPLLGSGNIERIRRQVQALDIKLDRQHWFALLEAARGVEVP, from the coding sequence ATGCAGCGTACCGAACTGGTTAAAGGCGAGCTGAGCTTTTCCCGTATGATCCAGGGCTACTGGCGGCTGACTGACTGGCAGGTAACCACCCAACAGTTGGTGCAGTTTATCGAACAGGGCCTGGAGATGGGCATTACCACCACGGATCACGCCGATGTCTATGGCGCTTTCACCGAGGAAGGCGTGTTTGGCAAGGCACTGAAGGCAGCGCCTCATCTGCGTGAGCAGATCGAGGTGGTTACCAAGTGCGGCATTCTTTTTCCCTGCGACAATCAGCCCAGAGTGCACGAGAAACATTACAACACCAGCACGGACTATATTATCGCCAGTGCCGAACGGTCTTTGAAAGAGCTGTGTATCGACACCATCGATGTGTTGCTGATTCACCGCCCCGACCCCTTGATGGACGCCGACGCGGTAGCCGAAGCCTTTCACCGCCTGCAGAAAGACGGCAAGGTGCGCCACTTTGGGGTGTCCAACTTCACTGTGCCTCAGTTTGAGTTGCTTCAGTCACGGCTGGAGACACCACTGGTGACCAATCAACTGGAAATCAGCGCCGTACACAGCGACTACCTGTTTGACGGCAATCTGGACTTCCTCCAGCAGCAGCGCATCGCGCCGATGGCCTGGTCCTGTCTGGGCGGCGGCGATGTGTTTAGCGCCGATGAGTTTGCGCCCCTGCGTAAGGTCGCCGAGCGAATCGGTGAGCATTACAACGCCAGTTTGGACCAGATACTGCTCGCCTTTGTGCTGGCGTTGCCTTGTCAGGCCATGCCGCTGCTGGGCAGTGGTAATATTGAGCGTATCCGTCGTCAGGTACAGGCGCTGGATATCAAGCTGGACCGCCAGCACTGGTTCGCGTTACTGGAAGCGGCTCGCGGCGTCGAGGTGCCCTAA
- a CDS encoding serine/threonine dehydratase codes for MSEHSLPDFSHVLAAAGRIKPYITPTPLLQSSLLDSWLGHKVIFKAECFQRTGAFKLRGAMSVLTDLAERQQLPRRIVANSSGNHAQAVAYAAGELGIPVTIYTANSISAVKAAATEYYGAELVRCESRLEADKAVAEASRQPDTLWIPPFNHPQIIAGQGTATLEALSQTGEVDMVCAPCGGGGLLSGTLLASRALSPKAEVIGAEPTAANDAAQSLAQGKIVTLKQPPQTLADGAATPAVGDITFEFLKQLDDFYQVEEAQIAYWTQWLQHLLKVHVEPTSAMSMAAVAAWLQEQSSPKTVLVILSGGNIDQQKMQQIWAEDYLPYPPILD; via the coding sequence ATGTCAGAGCATTCATTACCCGATTTCAGTCATGTCCTGGCCGCCGCCGGACGCATTAAACCCTATATCACCCCGACCCCATTACTCCAGTCCAGCCTGCTGGACAGTTGGCTGGGCCATAAGGTGATCTTCAAGGCCGAGTGCTTTCAGCGCACCGGTGCCTTTAAGCTGCGCGGCGCCATGAGTGTGCTTACCGACTTAGCCGAACGCCAGCAATTGCCCAGGCGAATTGTGGCCAACAGCTCCGGCAACCATGCTCAGGCGGTCGCCTACGCGGCAGGTGAACTGGGCATTCCGGTGACCATCTACACCGCCAACAGCATTTCGGCGGTCAAGGCCGCTGCCACCGAGTATTACGGCGCCGAGCTGGTTCGCTGTGAGTCTCGCCTGGAGGCGGATAAGGCCGTGGCCGAAGCTTCCAGACAACCGGATACACTTTGGATCCCGCCTTTTAATCACCCGCAGATTATCGCCGGACAGGGCACGGCCACGCTTGAGGCTTTAAGCCAAACGGGCGAAGTGGATATGGTTTGCGCGCCCTGTGGTGGTGGCGGGCTGTTGTCCGGCACCCTTTTAGCCAGCCGCGCTCTCAGCCCCAAAGCCGAGGTGATCGGTGCCGAGCCAACGGCCGCCAACGATGCCGCTCAGTCGCTGGCTCAGGGTAAGATCGTCACCTTAAAACAGCCGCCACAAACCCTGGCCGACGGTGCGGCCACGCCCGCGGTGGGCGATATTACCTTTGAGTTTTTAAAACAGCTGGATGACTTTTATCAGGTGGAAGAAGCGCAAATTGCCTACTGGACCCAGTGGCTGCAACACCTGCTTAAGGTGCATGTAGAACCCACCTCGGCCATGAGCATGGCGGCGGTGGCGGCCTGGCTACAGGAACAGTCCAGCCCCAAAACCGTTTTGGTCATACTCTCCGGGGGCAATATTGACCAGCAGAAGATGCAGCAAATTTGGGCCGAGGATTATCTGCCCTATCCCCCCATTCTCGACTAG
- a CDS encoding diacylglycerol kinase family protein → MRVALGYFSGALVALMLGLLAPYWFIKLVLFWSAVALGIVATGYLFSIHSLFRKRANGRIPRYIRWLLWPVTLGSSLYNRWRRHRDKGPAFHQLSDHLYVGSRLFQSDIETLKQEGIVAILDVTAEFNGLDWSEDEEHLHYLNIPVLDHRFPPAKELHRALNWLHNHIRQGRSVIVHCALGRGRSVFVSAAYLLACNPEQSVKGLLSDISATRRIARLNRSQKRQLNALKKTNHLHFGDPAALIINPVAGGGKWQRHKALIMQKLSQYYLLEVYKTTEQHSASELARQALKQGHTRLFAGGGDGTVNAVAATMVDSDATLGILPLGTANALSSVLLGQHSSLIPMDIACDVITRQYTQRIDTLNCNDETALLMVGLGFECSMIENADREAKDAEGQIAYLKGFWQAINANDSLELEYQLDDEAPFSEDTASVVIANAAPFSSILARGGGEPRFDDGLLDMTLIPAQEGVSGHIASLLELTFESMTETTLPGKTHHFTPKQVVIRAGQSINYVLDGEKRRASELTIRVCPRTLNVLVPHPEV, encoded by the coding sequence ATGCGAGTTGCCTTAGGCTATTTTAGTGGCGCCTTAGTGGCCCTGATGCTGGGTCTGCTGGCCCCTTATTGGTTTATCAAGCTGGTGCTGTTCTGGTCCGCCGTGGCACTGGGTATCGTCGCTACCGGCTATCTGTTCAGCATTCACAGCCTGTTTCGCAAGCGCGCCAATGGCCGCATTCCCCGCTACATTCGCTGGCTGTTATGGCCCGTGACCTTAGGTTCCAGCCTGTATAATCGATGGCGTCGTCACCGGGATAAAGGCCCTGCCTTTCATCAGCTCAGTGATCATCTTTATGTGGGCAGCCGCCTGTTTCAGAGCGATATTGAAACGCTCAAACAGGAAGGCATTGTGGCCATACTGGATGTGACTGCAGAGTTTAATGGCCTGGACTGGAGCGAGGATGAAGAGCACCTGCACTATCTGAATATTCCGGTACTGGACCATCGCTTTCCGCCAGCCAAAGAGTTACACCGGGCGCTGAACTGGCTACACAACCACATTCGTCAGGGCCGCAGCGTTATTGTTCACTGTGCCTTAGGGCGGGGGCGCTCGGTGTTTGTCAGCGCCGCGTATTTGCTGGCGTGTAACCCGGAACAAAGTGTCAAAGGCCTGCTCAGCGATATCAGCGCCACCCGCCGTATTGCCCGGCTCAACCGCTCTCAAAAGCGCCAGCTGAATGCCCTTAAAAAAACCAACCACCTCCATTTTGGCGACCCGGCGGCGTTAATCATTAACCCGGTAGCCGGGGGCGGTAAATGGCAGCGGCATAAGGCGCTGATCATGCAAAAGCTCAGTCAGTATTATTTACTGGAGGTGTACAAAACCACCGAGCAGCACAGTGCCTCTGAGTTAGCCCGACAGGCTTTGAAACAGGGCCATACGCGACTGTTTGCAGGCGGCGGTGATGGCACCGTCAATGCGGTGGCCGCGACCATGGTAGACAGTGACGCCACCCTGGGCATTCTGCCACTGGGTACCGCCAATGCGTTAAGTTCGGTGCTGTTAGGCCAGCACTCCAGCCTGATCCCGATGGATATCGCCTGTGATGTTATTACTCGCCAGTACACACAACGCATCGACACGCTCAACTGCAATGACGAAACCGCCCTGCTGATGGTGGGGCTGGGTTTTGAATGCTCTATGATCGAAAACGCCGACCGTGAGGCTAAGGACGCCGAGGGTCAGATCGCTTATTTGAAAGGCTTTTGGCAAGCCATTAATGCCAATGACTCGCTGGAGCTGGAATACCAGCTGGACGATGAAGCCCCCTTCAGCGAGGACACCGCCAGCGTGGTCATCGCTAACGCCGCGCCTTTTTCATCCATTCTGGCCCGGGGCGGCGGCGAACCCCGGTTCGACGACGGACTGCTGGATATGACCCTGATACCGGCGCAGGAAGGGGTCAGCGGCCACATTGCCAGCTTGTTAGAGCTGACCTTTGAAAGCATGACCGAGACAACCCTTCCCGGTAAGACGCATCATTTTACCCCTAAACAGGTCGTAATCCGGGCAGGCCAGTCCATTAATTATGTGCTGGACGGAGAAAAACGCCGTGCCAGCGAACTCACTATCCGGGTTTGTCCCCGCACGCTAAACGTACTGGTCCCACACCCGGAGGTTTAA